The Gloeomargarita sp. SKYB120 genomic sequence CAATATCCAATACGACCGCAACGATGTGGAACTGGGACGGGGCCGATTCCGCTTGCGGGGCGATGTCCTAGAAATTGGGCCCGCTTACGAAGACCGCGTCATTCGGGTGGAATTCTGGGGCGATGAAATCGAGCGAATTGAACTGCGCGACCCCCTCACCGGCGCGGTTTTAGAATCGGTGCAGGCCATTAACATTTATCCGGCGCGCCACTTTGTGACACCGGCGGAACAATTGGAGCGAGCTTGCCGGGCGATTGAGCAAGAGCTGGAAGAACGCTTGGCGGAGTTGGAAGCGGAAGGCAAACTCCTGGAAGCGCAGCGGCTCAAACAACGCACCCGCTACGACCTGGAACTCCTGCGCACCGTGGGCTACTGCAATGGGGTTGAAAATTATTCGCGTCATTTAGCGGGCCGGCCAGCGGGTTCGCCCCCGGAATGCCTGGTGGATTACTTCCCGGAGGATTGGCTGCTGATTGTGGACGAGTCCCACGTCACTGTGCCCCAATTGCGGGGGATGTATGAGGGGGATCAATCCCGCAAACGAGTCTTAATTGAACATGGATTTCGCTTGCCGAGCGCTGCCGATAACCGCCCCCTCAAAGCCGATGAATTTTGGGCCAAGGTGAACCAGTGTATTTTTGTGTCGGCCACGCCGGGGGATTGGGAACTGGAGGTGTCCGAGCAGGTGGTGGAGCTGATCATCCGTCCCACCGGGGTGCTGGACCCGGACATTTCGGTGCGTCCGACGGTCAACCAGGTGGAAGATTTGACGGGGGAAATCTACCGGCGTGTCGAACGGGGCGAAAAGGTGCTGGTGACCACCCTGACCAAACGCATGGCGGAGGATTTAACTAGCTACTGGCAAGAGCAGGGGTTGCGGGTGCAATACCTGCACTCGGAAATTGACGCGATTGGTCGCATTGAAATCCTGCAGGGACTGCGGGCGGATGAATGTGATGTCATTGTGGGGGTGAACTTGCTGCGGGAGGGATTGGATTTACCAGAAGTCTCGCTCGTCGCCATCTTAGACGCAGATAAGGAAGGGTTCTTGCGCTCCGAGCGGTCCTTGATTCAAACCATTGGGCGAGCCGCGCGACATGTGAATGGACAGGCCATTTTATACGCCGACATCATCACCGAAAGTATGCAGCGAGCAATTCAGGAAACCCAGCGGCGCCGGCAGAAACAGATTGCTTACAATCAAGCGCATGGTATAACGCCGCAACCCATTCGTCGGAAACCCGCCAACCGCATCTTGCAAACCCTGGAGTTTTCTCGGCGGATTCAAGCCAAGGAAAGCCCGGCGGACTACCGGGTGACCTCCCTAGAGGCCAGCGACATCCCCGCCTATATCCAGGAACTCGAGCAAAAAATGCGTGAAGCAGCTCGCAATTTAGAATTTGAACAAGCGGCCATCTACCGGGACCAAATCCAAAAACTCAAACAACAACTGACTACCTCAGAACCATGACCTACTGCCTAGGCATCTTGACGCGGTACGGATTGGTGATGGCTGCCGATTCCCGTACTCATGCCGGTGTGGACTACATTTCCACCTATCGGAAACTGTTTGATTTCTCTCTACCTGGCCAGCGCGTTTTATTTCTCTGCACGTCCGGTAATCTTGGCATTACCCAGGCGGTGGTGGCCCAACTGCGCCAGGATATTCATCAACAACACCCAGAGAACCTGCATACAATTGGCTGCATGTACGAAATTGCGACGTATATCGGGAGAAAACTTCGCAAATTACAGGAGGAAAATCGGCCCTGGCTAGAGCGGGACCATATTGATTTTCAATGCAACTTTTTGGTGGGGGGGCAAATTCAGGGCGATGAACCACAACTATTCCTTATTTATCCCCAAGGCAACTGCATCCACGCCACACCAGAAACCCCTTTCTTGCAAATTGGGGAAACCAAATATGGCAAACCCATTCTAGACCGCACCCTCACCTACGAAACGCCGCTCGCAGCCGCCGCCAAATGTGCCCTGCTATCCATTGATTCCACAATGAAATCCAATATCTCT encodes the following:
- the uvrB gene encoding excinuclease ABC subunit UvrB, translating into MSRLFQLHAPFAPTGDQPQAIEQLVRGVQAGYRYQTLLGATGTGKTFVMANVIAQVGRPTLVLAHNKTLAAQLCNELREFFPHNAVEYFISYYDYYQPEAYIPVTDTYIAKSASINDEIDMLRHSATRSLFERRDVIVVASISCIYGLGIPSEYLNAAVHLEVGLTAEPVQVAQALVNIQYDRNDVELGRGRFRLRGDVLEIGPAYEDRVIRVEFWGDEIERIELRDPLTGAVLESVQAINIYPARHFVTPAEQLERACRAIEQELEERLAELEAEGKLLEAQRLKQRTRYDLELLRTVGYCNGVENYSRHLAGRPAGSPPECLVDYFPEDWLLIVDESHVTVPQLRGMYEGDQSRKRVLIEHGFRLPSAADNRPLKADEFWAKVNQCIFVSATPGDWELEVSEQVVELIIRPTGVLDPDISVRPTVNQVEDLTGEIYRRVERGEKVLVTTLTKRMAEDLTSYWQEQGLRVQYLHSEIDAIGRIEILQGLRADECDVIVGVNLLREGLDLPEVSLVAILDADKEGFLRSERSLIQTIGRAARHVNGQAILYADIITESMQRAIQETQRRRQKQIAYNQAHGITPQPIRRKPANRILQTLEFSRRIQAKESPADYRVTSLEASDIPAYIQELEQKMREAARNLEFEQAAIYRDQIQKLKQQLTTSEP
- a CDS encoding proteasome-type protease; amino-acid sequence: MTYCLGILTRYGLVMAADSRTHAGVDYISTYRKLFDFSLPGQRVLFLCTSGNLGITQAVVAQLRQDIHQQHPENLHTIGCMYEIATYIGRKLRKLQEENRPWLERDHIDFQCNFLVGGQIQGDEPQLFLIYPQGNCIHATPETPFLQIGETKYGKPILDRTLTYETPLAAAAKCALLSIDSTMKSNISVGPPIHLIAYERDSFQVHYRLELGLGDPYLLEMRRSWECSLKEAFANVPDPQWHTSPTHPTHHTNDLVT